Genomic segment of Salvia splendens isolate huo1 chromosome 12, SspV2, whole genome shotgun sequence:
aatcagaataagagtgatgtgttttgtgaacaagagtgtaacaaaatcagaataagagtgatgtgtcttgtgaacacgagtgaagtaaaatcagagtaagagtgatgtgttttgtgaactagagtgaagtaaaatgacagtaagagtgatgcgtttgtgaacaagactaaagtaaaatgacagtaagagtgatgcgtttgtgaacaagagtgaagtaaaatcagagtaagagtgaggtgtttaatgaacaagagtgaagtaaaatcaaagtaagagtgatgtgttttgtgaacaagagtgaagtaaaatcagagtaagagtgatgtgttttgtgaacaagagtgaagtaaaatcaaagtaagagtgatgtgttttgtgaacaagagtgaagtaaaatgacagtaagagtgatgcgttctgtgaacaagagtgatgaaCTTACTGGCACTTGAGCATTAGTACTCTAAAAATTCGCATTGAGATAAAATTCACTCAAAAGTGTAATAAAATGAATCATTAGTACTCTAAAAATACTACAATGTGAACTATTTCTATACAAATCCTCATTGCCTCTGATTTGACTTCTCATTAACCTTTTTGCAGTTCCTAGAATCATGGTGTCCAATCTCATGACAGTTTCCACACTTTCGGCCTGGTTTCATTGCTAACTTTATTGCTGACTCCCTCTTCGATTTCTTCCTACTTCCACTTCCCTTTGTACTAACAACCTCAGGAGGATGAACTTCAATATTGTTCGGGACATGTGAGCCATAGAAGTTCTCAATCATTGCTCTCTTCTGTGTGGAAGACAGAACAACATCTTCGCCAAGAAGCTGCTTCCTACCTTCTTCAATAATTGCAGCGAATGCATTGATTTGATCAATGTTCCCTTCAATGCTTTGTGCTGTTTCAATGAATAATCCGTACAAGTTTTTAAATGCAATCTTCTTCTTGTCCACAGCAAGGTgtatttcttgatcatcacaaaaACCTCCATGTATTGGCTTCACAAACTGTGACTTCAACCATCTTCCTCCATGCAACTTCTCGGGTATCAACTTAACAAAATTATgtttcaacacacaaaatatatggcTGCACAATAGACCAAGTCTTTCAAATTTTTTGCATCCACACAAATAGGTGTCATCACCAATGGAGTAAGTCACTGTCCATGAGTTTGAATCATTGTCCTTTATGTCATATACTTCAATATCTGTATTGGTAGACACTCCTAGAGTTGCACAAGACAAAGAGAAACATGCATATACTATCTCTTCTTGAATTTCAGTATAAGCACTACCACTATATATCGTCGATGCATGTTTCTCGATTTCCAATCCTGTTCGCAAAATAGGTACTTTTGTTGAATCATAGTATTCAAGCTTTGCACTATTACTTCTTTGAGTCTCCAGAGCATGATTATAGTTCATATAAAATTGCATAAGGTTAGCCCGAGACTTTGAGTACCTTTTGAAGAAGTTATTCTGTGATTCAGATATAGAAGTTGTCTTTATCAACGAACTCATCGAAAAATCACGGAAAAAGGCTGGAACCCAAAATTTTCTGGATGCAAACATTGATGAAAACCAGACATTATTGGTCAGCCCATATCTTTCCATTATAGCATGCCAAGTTTCCTCAAATGCATCAGGTTCTATCAACTCTGACCATACACATGCATTCAGTTCCTTCTTTAATTGTTCACTACCAAGCATGTTCTTTGGCAATTT
This window contains:
- the LOC121757846 gene encoding protein FAR1-RELATED SEQUENCE 5-like; this encodes MDSIMRSDEDYFDSDSSASGEEAETSKVVCVPKCPDELKPKIGQSFMTLDRALDFYNNYARYVGFDTRKKGSKKEKDVTTWIYVVCSREGTKQRNSKQSEVKRKRSSIKCYCNAKVSWKYIMGVGYVIQSFVEDHNHEMVEERHKRFMNLNRNLDLVHQKFILDCANANIGPTLSFSLLKEVLGGLDYVGCTVLEVRNYRRDLRAYVEGADAQMLLNELRRKKELCSAFTYEYEVNSKDRMTRLFWCDPTARRNYHLYGDIVSFDTTYSTNRYCMIFAPFTGKDNHGRPVTFAAGLLSKENANSFSWLFNQFVKCMGVAPKLIVTDQDLGMKVVVEEVLVNTRHRWCMWHVMNKVADKLPKNMLGSEQLKKELNACVWSELIEPDAFEETWHAIMERYGLTNNVWFSSMFASRKFWVPAFFRDFSMSSLIKTTSISESQNNFFKRYSKSRANLMQFYMNYNHALETQRSNSAKLEYYDSTKVPILRTGLEIEKHASTIYSGSAYTEIQEEIVYACFSLSCATLGVSTNTDIEVYDIKDNDSNSWTVTYSIGDDTYLCGCKKFERLGLLCSHIFCVLKHNFVKLIPEKLHGGRWLKSQFVKPIHGGFCDDQEIHLAVDKKKIAFKNLYGLFIETAQSIEGNIDQINAFAAIIEEGRKQLLGEDVVLSSTQKRAMIENFYGSHVPNNIEVHPPEVVSTKGSGSRKKSKRESAIKLAMKPGRKCGNCHEIGHHDSRNCKKVNEKSNQRQ